The following coding sequences lie in one Apium graveolens cultivar Ventura chromosome 3, ASM990537v1, whole genome shotgun sequence genomic window:
- the LOC141712280 gene encoding uncharacterized protein LOC141712280, protein MAEKPKDNTGWLGKPDKYIWNSNSHDTQSKRWDGSSKGNICSQNLSFRNSVRKSGKRNDSGSNKKLSERDKLMDLNKPVDGEKPTGRGKDKTESWNGSTWDNGWSLDRMSAKLSVWGENVKKSENGSTWDRVASVSERPKDAASRENWPAWPDSSNLNSNSHGPQSRTWDGRSRGSIYPQDLIDGNIAHNFVQKDTTKSLNGPTWGDGGCPLDRQRASGRSGRENGNKDPHVFTDVEKSKEIMAHSSVQDITKSWNGPTWGGESCSLDGPKSTRKGDRATGNRDPRIRVDVKECNDGNISHSFVQKGIQNSSSEWNKKVTVRDANRSSPLRNDFNGAGSNTNEVSDSVKLNDGKKSLNQGEDKKNSWNPKCDDSACFLDNTEASGWGGRHCHDPVDVEKPSQNNLVKMAISGQDKVVGKDEYRPTHMLHGREGVEKDTGHLLASKKIIYTKENQIEAQGSEPGGFIFPPPSMMGSSQISHALSPNPLNGFNIILDESVKYKLSALVNQMQN, encoded by the coding sequence ATGGCAGAAAAACCAAAGGATAACACTGGCTGGCTTGGCAAACCTGATAAATATATCTGGAACTCAAATTCTCATGATACTCAGAGCAAAAGGTGGGATGGCAGCTCTAAAGGCAACATTTGTTCTCAAAATTTATCATTCCGCAATTCTGTGAGAAAAAGTGGCAAAAGAAATGATTCTGGGTCGAATAAGAAGTTGTCTGAGCGAGATAAGCTTATGGATTTAAATAAGCCAGTTGACGGAGAAAAGCCCACAGGCAGAGGGAAAGACAAGACAGAATCATGGAATGGTTCCACATGGGATAACGGTTGGTCCTTAGATAGAATGAGTGCAAAGCTCTCTGTGTGGGGAGAAAACGTGAAAAAGTCAGAAAATGGTTCAACATGGGACAGAGTTGCAAGTGTGTCAGAAAGACCAAAGGACGCCGCTAGCCGGGAAAATTGGCCAGCCTGGCCTGACAGTTCTAATCTGAACTCAAATTCTCATGGTCCTCAGAGCAGAACGTGGGATGGCAGATCTAGAGGCAGTATCTATCCTCAAGATTTAATAGATGGTAATATAGCTCATAATTTTGTGCAGAAGGACACGACAAAATCACTGAATGGTCCAACTTGGGGAGATGGAGGTTGTCCCTTGGACAGACAGAGAGCCAGTGGAAGGAGTGGCAGAGAAAATGGCAACAAGGATCCTCATGTTTTtacagatgttgaaaagagtaAAGAAATTATGGCTCATAGTTCTGTGCAGGACATTACAAAGTCATGGAATGGTCCAACTTGGGGTGGTGAAAGTTGTTCCTTAGATGGACCAAAGTCCACTAGAAAGGGTGACAGGGCCACTGGCAACAGGGATCCTCGTATTCGTGTAGATGTCAAAGAGTGTAATGATGGTAATATATCCCATAGTTTTGTGCAGAAGGGTATTCAAAATTCTAGTTCCGAGTGGAACAAGAAGGTTACTGTAAGAGATGCAAACAGGTCGTCTCCTTTGCGGAATGATTTTAATGGCGCAGGCAGTAACACCAATGAAGTATCTGATTCAGTAAAACTAAATGATGGAAAGAAGTCCCTGAATCAGGGGGAAGACAAGAAGAATTCATGGAATCCAAAATGTGATGATTCAGCATGTTTCCTGGATAATACAGAGGCCTCCGGCTGGGGTGGCAGGCATTGTCATGATCCTGTAGATGTAGAGAAGCCAAGCCAGAATAATTTAGTTAAGATGGCTATTAGTGGGCAGGACAAGGTTGTTGGGAAAGATGAATACCGTCCTACTCACATGCTCCATGGTAGAGAAGGTGTAGAGAAAGACACTGGTCATCTTTTGGCCTCCAAAAAGATAATTTACACAAAAGAGAATCAAATTGAGGCCCAAGGTTCAGAACCTGGTGGCTTCATTTTTCCACCACCAAGTATGATGGGATCAAGTCAAATTTCTCATGCACTCTCTCCAAACCCCTTGAATGGATTTAACATAATCTTAGACGAGTCAGTGAAATATAAGTTATCAGCTTTGGTAAATCAGATGCAGAACTGA
- the LOC141714214 gene encoding uncharacterized protein LOC141714214 → MKENSSSRNGHSRKWPDYDTFNSSKCKDNSGWPSWECFQENKDMQNDDTIDREAHKVSNKTFDEQRGQNKIWKRDRSRSRQREYSKSRSRSPCNGLRQASGILFENRSVSEKTSRRCRDFAAGKCSRGSRCKFLHHGYLNNRHRDHPRNELTDKSLEGKSFSEDSCRYSHHRSSGEEYDRRNKRIDYDQNVEPLVIQNDIGHCKFFSSERCYQNDCRFSHDVGRVTTGLDAAKTKKGDDVCSLDRPKAELSRRGENEIKSEKCSAWDKYASELEKPKETTGWGKWPGKPDNHIWNSSSHDYPGGEKTRLNQKSFQHETKLSGRGKHEIMSEKCLNQKSYQHETKLFRRGEDEIKSEKCSAWDKYASELEKPKDTTSWGKWPGKPDNHIWNSSSHDYPGGEKTRLNQKSFQHETKLSGRGEDEIKSEKCSAWDKFASELEKPKDTTGWGKWPGKSDNYIWNSSSPDYPGGEKTRLNHKSFQHETKLSGRGEDEIKSEKCSAWDKFASELEKPKDTTNLTITFGTQVLLIIPEGRRQD, encoded by the exons ATGAAAGAGAATTCAAGCTCTCGTAATGGTCATTCCCGCAAGTGGCCTGATTATGATACCTTTAATTCATCAAAGTGTAAAGATAATTCTGGATGGCCATCTTGGGAATGCTTTCAAGAAAATAAAGATATGCAAAATGATGATACCATAGACAGAGAAGCGCATAAAGTTTCAAATAAAACTTTTGATGAACAGAG GGGTCAAAACAAGATCTGGAAGAGGGATAGGAGCAGAAGCAGACAAAGAGAATACAGTAAAAGCCGGAGCAGGAGCCCGTGCAATGGTCTCAGACAAGCATCAGGCATATTATTTGAAAACAGAAGTGTCTCGGAGAAGACATCTCGGCGATGTCGAGATTTTGCTGCTGGAAAATGTTCTAGAGGCTCTCGATGTAAGTTTCTTCATCATGGATATCTCAACAACAGGCACAGAGACCACCCAAGGAATGAGCTCACAGATAAATCACTTGAGGGAAAGTCTTTTAGTGAAGATTCGTGCAGATATTCCCATCACAGGTCTTCTGGTGAAGAATATGACAGACGAAATAAAAGGATAGACTATGATCAGAATGTGGAGCCCTTAGTAATTCAAAATGATATAGGTCATTGCAAGTTTTTTTCCAGTGAAAGATGCTATCAAAATGATTGTAGGTTCTCCCATGATGTTGGCAGGGTCACTACAGGTTTAGATGCTGCAAAGACCAAGAAAGGGGATGATGTTTGTTCCTTGGATAGACCAAAGGCGGAGCTCTCTAGGAGGGGAGAAAACGAGATTAAGTCAGAAAAGTGTTCAGCATGGGACAAATATGCAAGCGAGTTAGAGAAACCAAAGGAAACCACTGGCTGGGGTAAGTGGCCAGGCAAACCTGACAATCATATTTGGAACTCAAGTTCTCATGATTACCCAGGAGGGGaaaagacaagattaaatcagAAAAGTTTTCAGCATGAAACCAAACTCTCTGGGAGGGGAAAACACGAGATTATGTCAGAAAAGTGTTTAAATCAGAAAAGTTATCAGCATGAAACCAAACTCTTTCGGAGGGgagaagacgagattaagtcagAAAAGTGTTCAGCATGGGACAAATATGCAAGCGAGTTAGAGAAACCAAAGGATACCACTAGCTGGGGTAAGTGGCCAGGCAAACCTGACAATCATATTTGGAACTCAAGTTCTCATGATTATCCAGGAGGGGaaaagacaagattaaatcagAAAAGTTTTCAGCATGAAACCAAGCTCTCTGGGAGGGgagaagacgagattaagtcagAAAAATGTTCAGCATGGGACAAATTTGCAAGCGAGTTAGAGAAACCAAAAGATACCACTGGCTGGGGTAAGTGGCCAGGCAAATCTGACAATTACATTTGGAACTCAAGTTCTCCTGATTATCCGGGAGGGgagaagacaagattaaatcataaAAGTTTTCAGCATGAAACCAAACTCTCTGGGAGGGgagaagacgagattaagtcagAAAAGTGTTCAGCATGGGACAAATTTGCAAGCGAGTTAGAGAAACCAAAAGATACCACAAATCTGACAATTACATTTGGAACTCAAGTTCTCCTGATTATCCCGGAGGGgagaagacaagattaa